In a genomic window of Nodosilinea sp. E11:
- a CDS encoding peroxiredoxin, producing the protein MALQLGDQVPNFTQQTSEGEIDFYSWAGDSWVVLFSHPADYTPVCTTELGSVARLKPEFEKRNAKVIALSVDSADSHQGWIGDINETQGVTVNYPIIADDDKKVSDLYGMIHPNANAKVTVRSVFVIDPSKKLRLTITYPPSTGRNFAEILRVIDSLQLTDNYSVATPVDWKDGDDVVVAPTIPTEEAKQRFPKGVTEIKPYLRMTPQPNK; encoded by the coding sequence ATGGCGCTTCAACTTGGTGATCAAGTACCTAACTTCACCCAGCAAACCAGCGAGGGTGAGATCGATTTTTACAGCTGGGCTGGCGATAGCTGGGTGGTGCTGTTTTCTCACCCCGCCGACTATACCCCGGTTTGCACCACTGAGCTGGGTAGTGTGGCTCGGCTTAAGCCCGAGTTCGAAAAGCGCAACGCTAAAGTGATTGCCCTCAGCGTAGATAGTGCTGATTCTCACCAGGGCTGGATTGGTGACATCAATGAGACCCAGGGTGTGACCGTCAACTACCCAATCATTGCTGACGACGACAAAAAGGTCTCTGACCTCTATGGCATGATTCACCCCAATGCCAACGCTAAAGTCACCGTGCGCAGTGTGTTTGTGATTGATCCCAGCAAAAAGCTGCGGTTGACCATCACCTATCCGCCGAGCACCGGACGCAACTTTGCCGAGATTCTGCGGGTGATTGATTCGCTGCAGCTGACCGATAACTACAGCGTAGCTACCCCCGTAGATTGGAAAGATGGTGACGATGTGGTCGTAGCCCCCACCATTCCGACCGAAGAAGCTAAGCAGCGCTT